The genomic segment catttttttgtatcatAAATGCTTCATCAGCTTTTTGATTTTCTCCACAATATGGTACATCCATAGAAGACATAACTGTTTTTTTTGAtgaattatcattttttggtGTTGAATTTTTTCTTCCACCAGCTCCTTTATTTTGTGAATTATTTGTTGCGATACCAGATCTGGTGTGTGTTACTGCCAATTTTGTGTCTGAAAGTTTGTTACTTGgttttaatgaattattttgaCAATTATTTTGATCAGAATCTTTATTTCCTACAGCTTGGCTTGCCTTTCTACGAAATCTTGACATTATACTTTCTGTTGCTGATGATCCTTCAGAACGAGGATTTGAACTATTAGAACGGATAGCACTATGTTTATGACTTTTACCATCATTATCAATTGGTTGAACATAAAATGCAACATCACCATGTTGATGGAAAGGAAGATTTTGATCTTTTTGTGACATATTAGGTGAAACATTCATATCCAATTTTTGCAAATCTTTTTTTGGCATTTGTTGTCTTTCTTGTAATTGTTGGTATGTCATTACAGTTAATTTTCTTGGTGGTATTGATCCAAGTTGTGTTCTTGGTGGTACTTGATCAACTCCACCACAAAAACAAATAGCCGTTTGTGTTGGATCTATCATATATTTAGCAAAAAGTGGACGAATAGCACTCCCAATTGTGAGGCTATGCCTTGCTTTAACGGTAACCACTCTTGCTGGTTGTGGTGGTGTACTAGATTTAACAGTGGCATTTGGTGATAAAAATTCAACTGTCACAAATACTACAGAAACTAATCTAACACATCTATTATGTAATGCATCAACTGCTTGCCTTGCTGGATCTATTGTACTTCCTGTTTGTGCATCAACAACTTCTGTGGCAAATTTATCCATTCCATAACTTACAGCAATATTTGCTATCCATTTTGCTACAGATTCACgctaaaaaaaaaggcatacataaatattttatataaatattaacttaCAGGATCTTTTAGGCATATTTTTTCACTAGAACATCCATCGTTACTAAGTAATGtacaaaatttatcaacTTCCTGTGTTTGCCTTAATGGTCTTTGTAATTCCGTTGAATCTTTCCCCGATTCCGAAAactataatgataaaattaaaaagtttaattatttattataataaaaagctttttttttattaagaaatgaaagaatataaatagttgtaaattaatttttgaccATCATGTTTAATACTCTTGAGACTAAGTATATTAATTGGTTTCCtatatgtttataatttacaaatattttttttttaccctatttaaaatgttactattctattatttataaaaatttttgttactataaaattataattatttaatagaataaaaattaatgttatataaagcgtaaaaaaagtatatatatattgttaacattaattattattctattactaaaaattagattatttaagataaaaaaaaaaatgccctaaaatattaaaatatatatcgtAGTTGTCaacataatatattaattttaaattatctaaCGAATATATAATAAGTGGCAGCTGTTAGCATATATTATGATGatatgtaatttaaaaatagtataatatGTTCAACAAACTATTTTAactttcataaaatttataattaatatttatgataaaaaagaaaataagatattttctttatttacataaatttttctttattttccTCATTTTTCTTACCTTCTTTGAATagttatctaaaaaaaaaaattatattattattaaaataaattatattacaacATACCGGAAGAATCTTCTAAACCAAGTGCATCTTTATCCTCTGCTGATGCAACTCTTAAATACCTTGGCCAACAATCATATTTAAGAAGAtgaaatatttgatattgaGCAACATCATATAAATCAGAAGTAAATTTTCCTGCTAATACGGCATCTTTTATTGTTCTATTTGTtgaattatcaatatttactGGTTCAGCACTATGTGTTATAAAATGGCGTTCAAAAATTTGTAAGCCAACAGCTTTCCTTTTCGTTAATTCTTCATCCGGTATTTTACGATATTCCTCAACagctaaataaaaatttaaattttctacaCAAAATTGTTGTTCTAGAAAgttctaaaaaataaaaaaaaagaaagaaatatatatatatgcaatataaaatataataaagtaatCAATTTATTATGACATACTTGAAACGGCTTCCTTTTAATATCacatttcaaaattttttctagatCACTTTCTTTTGAAGCTGTTAATAGTGTTGGCATTATACTCAAAAAAGATAAGTCTTTTTCCGTTTCTAAAGAcggtttatttttttgttgattttgTTGTTCGTTGTTTCCACTCTCCTGAGATGCAGTAAGATCCGCTTGGAAACATACAGAagctagaaaaaaaaagtatattataaaaatattaaatagaatgttaaaaatttttaaaaaaaaaaaaagtatgtatatttataatatatataaatatatattgatgAATCTTGgtatgatgatgatgaataataatgataCGACATAACTAAAACTATCTTTATAATGTTTGTGTGCGCATTATCGGTTAAGCTCATGGATACTATTATATCTATCTTTTTGGGCATtctcaataaaattatcatatattgaatgatttaataataaaaaaatatatatatatatatatatatttttataattaataacatttaaaaaatgttttaataaatataatgttttatatattttaatatatagtatttttaaaataaaaaccaTTTTGACTTTATTTAATGAGTACTTTTATGTTGAATGTCGTTATAAAACAATAGAATGCCACTTATTTACCATAATGGTGTATTAGCAAACATTTAAAACTATGTAAACTTACAACTTCCTATGAATAATTTATGCAAAGGCACATTTGTGACCGTGAAGTTATCACAGAAAGCCGATTCtgatgtaaaaaattttgtctcCTTTAAAggtaaagtattattttgatGTTGAAAATTATCTTCTCCTGGATATGTTGAATTAATGGGGCCGGTTAGTGACTTAACAAGGAGATTTGACTTGTTGGTTccctaaaaaaaatttataaaatatatttatataaatatatatgtatatataaatttaatgaataaataaaaattaacaattttggatcaatttttaataaaacaaaataatactaaaaattatattattaacataatttatgtaaaattttaaattatatatattataacaaatttttaaaatttttaaataatataaactataatcttttttatattatataatttataatatattttatcattaaaacatgtgattaaaaattactttttatagtagaattataatttgataaaatttatagtgataagtttaatttaaaataaaaaaaatttctttttttttttaataaaattaaatgaagaatattataaaagaaatgtgtattataaacattaaaatgaGGGTGGAAGAGTACTTTAAAATGAAAGGGGTAGAAAATGGCATCGGGTGTTATTCAAAGGAGTCATGGTAGGCCGCGGTAACAAGCGTAGTAGATGTAGTTGATGAATTACACATTGTGGAAGAGACTGATAAGTGAAGAATAAATCTAGAGTGTATACAATATATGAAAACTATGTATAACTTTGGACTGCTATATAGAAAAAGctgatatatttatacaaacGTAGTAAGGCTATACTGGACCTGCGGCTAGACTTTTTTACACTAGCTtcttttaactattttataccacacatatataaatatatacccTGTAAAGCTGTATCAccatattatattaaaaaagaaaaaaaaaatttatattagttTTTATTTGATGTTGTTAGAAGTTCATTATATGATAAGAGTACGAATAAAAACATGAAAgcaaagtattaaaaaaaaaaaaaacttaagcaaatttaatagataaaaatttttatcgataaagtaataaaaaattttattatttttgtcaaaataaaaaaattttattattttttttttttttatttttcttatttcttattatttttttaaaaaaaaaaagaaaaaaaaattaatgactTTATAAActctattaaaaaacattcatttattattatatataaatataaaaaagaagattttttcatcttttaGAATTGAAAAGGACACGTGGTAACAAAAAACATTACTATATGTAATTTGATAGATTTGCTGATATTAATTGGCttctatcttttttatatatataaattttgtttattgtATGGTAATTAAAGAGCTTTTTAGTAAAATAGAAgctctttttttatatatacaaataatattttactaaacaatgtttatttatattccaaatagtaaaaaatatatatatatataaatggataaata from the Strongyloides ratti genome assembly S_ratti_ED321, chromosome : X genome contains:
- a CDS encoding Regulator of G protein signalling domain and Regulator of G protein signalling superfamily domain and Regulator of G-protein signalling, domain 1-containing protein — protein: MDEIIKETNEKKNYQKESNLLRENCLDGDNNDKVCNKIHQSIINDDNNGESKIIITHFNEPNYSNSIENVSTKNGISSFIRSGTHRLRDSRRCYAMRQKLLQNNLSNESVKKCDSKEQSNIQNNLQTISSHHSKDNFIITSSKSTLKRLSSSVSSLIEGKYIFTTTSSPKNKKSTKENKNDNLFLVTNYSVSPYNHSNNVRNSIKKNLNDGDSIQFVDTKLSAPFEKIINKSDERIEENSSYSFKDNTLICNRIERENNPKEGKKNISQCLGGAIKTSSLVDIQSIEKNSIIQGVSSETKITVPNMWFKNFFFGRKKNNKKSIENVSTEKIKVLPDKDSKNVEFFTNDQGTNKSNLLVKSLTGPINSTYPGEDNFQHQNNTLPLKETKFFTSESAFCDNFTVTNVPLHKLFIGSSSVCFQADLTASQESGNNEQQNQQKNKPSLETEKDLSFLSIMPTLLTASKESDLEKILKCDIKRKPFQNFLEQQFCVENLNFYLAVEEYRKIPDEELTKRKAVGLQIFERHFITHSAEPVNIDNSTNRTIKDAVLAGKFTSDLYDVAQYQIFHLLKYDCWPRYLRVASAEDKDALGLEDSSDNYSKKFSESGKDSTELQRPLRQTQEVDKFCTLLSNDGCSSEKICLKDPRESVAKWIANIAVSYGMDKFATEVVDAQTGSTIDPARQAVDALHNRCVRLVSVVFVTVEFLSPNATVKSSTPPQPARVVTVKARHSLTIGSAIRPLFAKYMIDPTQTAICFCGGVDQVPPRTQLGSIPPRKLTVMTYQQLQERQQMPKKDLQKLDMNVSPNMSQKDQNLPFHQHGDVAFYVQPIDNDGKSHKHSAIRSNSSNPRSEGSSATESIMSRFRRKASQAVGNKDSDQNNCQNNSLKPSNKLSDTKLAVTHTRSGIATNNSQNKGAGGRKNSTPKNDNSSKKTVMSSMDVPYCGENQKADEAFMIQKNELLKEEEELKKKKENKEVEVSVLSGSQGTNGNLAHVPAIYASAVRSDKEPVSTSNCPDTSSSLGWQPADYV